Proteins found in one Brachypodium distachyon strain Bd21 chromosome 5, Brachypodium_distachyon_v3.0, whole genome shotgun sequence genomic segment:
- the LOC100828758 gene encoding angio-associated migratory cell protein isoform X1, with protein sequence MIRAAPAAAVMSIAGDVPGEGSEGEEVFIDDDDIINEIPLDEEDLPDQDDDDEQDQDMMDEVEDHSAYAFHGHTDEVFAAACSPVDASLVVSGGKDDRGFLWRIGSAEDVQELPGHKDTVSTVAFSSDGKLVACGSMDGRINVWNTSTRTLQGTLEGSESGFEWLKWHLRHNLIIAGSEDFNIWMWNADLNAFVNTFSGHSNTVTCGDFTPDGKLICSGSDDATLRIWDFNSAHCRHVVRGHGYHTQGLTCLAVTWDSQSIVSGSQDSSVHIVSINSGKVVGSLVGHTNSVECIGISPRYNWVATGSIDRRLIIWDLTRQAIRSICEHDDGVTCLAWIGSSRYVASGCIDGTVHIWDSLSGELARMLSGHRDAVQSLAVSADGNSIVSVSSDKSARVFDISMFK encoded by the exons ATGATCCGTGCggcaccagcggcggcggtcatgAGTATTGCAGGCGATGTCCCCGGAGAAGGCTCCGAAGGGGAGGAGGTCTTCATCGACGACGATGACATCATCAATGAGATACCCCTGGACGAGGAAG ATCTCCCCGACCAAGACGATGATGACGAGCAGGACCAAGACATGATGG ATGAGGTTGAGGATCATTCAGCATATGCATTTCATGGGCATACAG ATGAGGTATTTGCTGCTGCGTGCAGTCCTGTAGATGCATCACTTGTTGTTTCTGGAGGTAAAG ATGACAGAGGGTTTCTTTGGAGGATTGGATCTGCAGAGGATGTTCAAGAGCTGCCTG GACATAAAGATACTGTCAGCACTGTGGCTTTCAGTTCAGATGGGAAATTAGTAGCCTGTGGAAGTATGGATGGACGGATAAATGTTTGGAATACATCTACACGAACACTTCAGGGAACCCTTGAGGGCTCTGAATCAGGCTTTGAg TGGCTTAAATGGCATCTGCGACATAACCTTATAATTGCTGGATCAGAGGACTTCAACATATGGATGTGGAATGCTGACCTAAATGCCTTTGTGAATACATTTTCTGGCCACAGTAACACAGTGACATGTGGTGATTTTACACCTGATG GTAAGCTTATTTGTAGCGGATCAGATGATGCAACACTGAGGATATGGGACTTTAATAGTGCACACTGCAGACATGTTGTTCGAG GTCATGGTTATCATACTCAAGGACTGACATGTTTAGCTGTTACATGGGACTCCCAATCAATTGTTAGTGGCTCTCAGGATAGTTCTGTGCACATCGTGAGCATAAACTCAGGCAAG GTTGTCGGTTCATTAGTTGGCCACACTAATTCCGTCGAGTGCATTGGCATCTCACCGAG GTACAACTGGGTGGCTACTGGGAGCATTGATCGGAGACTCATCATCTGGGACCTCACTCGCCAAGCAATTCGATCCATTTGCGAGCATGAT GACGGCGTCACTTGCCTGGCATGGATAGGTTCGTCGAGGTATGTGGCGTCAGGATGCATCGATGGCACAGTGCACATCTGGGACAGCCTCTCTGGGGAGCTGGCTCGCATGCTGAGCGGGCACCGTGATGCCGTGCAGTCGCTGGCCGTCTCCGCTGACGGCAACTCCATTGTCTCGGTCTCCTCGGATAAGTCTGCTCGCGTCTTTGACATATCCATGTTCAAGTAA
- the LOC100828758 gene encoding angio-associated migratory cell protein isoform X2 yields the protein MSPEKAPKGRRSSSTTMTSSMRYPWTRKVNTTYTNLPDQDDDDEQDQDMMDEVEDHSAYAFHGHTDEVFAAACSPVDASLVVSGGKDDRGFLWRIGSAEDVQELPGHKDTVSTVAFSSDGKLVACGSMDGRINVWNTSTRTLQGTLEGSESGFEWLKWHLRHNLIIAGSEDFNIWMWNADLNAFVNTFSGHSNTVTCGDFTPDGKLICSGSDDATLRIWDFNSAHCRHVVRGHGYHTQGLTCLAVTWDSQSIVSGSQDSSVHIVSINSGKVVGSLVGHTNSVECIGISPRYNWVATGSIDRRLIIWDLTRQAIRSICEHDDGVTCLAWIGSSRYVASGCIDGTVHIWDSLSGELARMLSGHRDAVQSLAVSADGNSIVSVSSDKSARVFDISMFK from the exons ATGTCCCCGGAGAAGGCTCCGAAGGGGAGGAGGTCTTCATCGACGACGATGACATCATCAATGAGATACCCCTGGACGAGGAAGGTCAATACTACCTATACAA ATCTCCCCGACCAAGACGATGATGACGAGCAGGACCAAGACATGATGG ATGAGGTTGAGGATCATTCAGCATATGCATTTCATGGGCATACAG ATGAGGTATTTGCTGCTGCGTGCAGTCCTGTAGATGCATCACTTGTTGTTTCTGGAGGTAAAG ATGACAGAGGGTTTCTTTGGAGGATTGGATCTGCAGAGGATGTTCAAGAGCTGCCTG GACATAAAGATACTGTCAGCACTGTGGCTTTCAGTTCAGATGGGAAATTAGTAGCCTGTGGAAGTATGGATGGACGGATAAATGTTTGGAATACATCTACACGAACACTTCAGGGAACCCTTGAGGGCTCTGAATCAGGCTTTGAg TGGCTTAAATGGCATCTGCGACATAACCTTATAATTGCTGGATCAGAGGACTTCAACATATGGATGTGGAATGCTGACCTAAATGCCTTTGTGAATACATTTTCTGGCCACAGTAACACAGTGACATGTGGTGATTTTACACCTGATG GTAAGCTTATTTGTAGCGGATCAGATGATGCAACACTGAGGATATGGGACTTTAATAGTGCACACTGCAGACATGTTGTTCGAG GTCATGGTTATCATACTCAAGGACTGACATGTTTAGCTGTTACATGGGACTCCCAATCAATTGTTAGTGGCTCTCAGGATAGTTCTGTGCACATCGTGAGCATAAACTCAGGCAAG GTTGTCGGTTCATTAGTTGGCCACACTAATTCCGTCGAGTGCATTGGCATCTCACCGAG GTACAACTGGGTGGCTACTGGGAGCATTGATCGGAGACTCATCATCTGGGACCTCACTCGCCAAGCAATTCGATCCATTTGCGAGCATGAT GACGGCGTCACTTGCCTGGCATGGATAGGTTCGTCGAGGTATGTGGCGTCAGGATGCATCGATGGCACAGTGCACATCTGGGACAGCCTCTCTGGGGAGCTGGCTCGCATGCTGAGCGGGCACCGTGATGCCGTGCAGTCGCTGGCCGTCTCCGCTGACGGCAACTCCATTGTCTCGGTCTCCTCGGATAAGTCTGCTCGCGTCTTTGACATATCCATGTTCAAGTAA